The Triticum aestivum cultivar Chinese Spring chromosome 7B, IWGSC CS RefSeq v2.1, whole genome shotgun sequence genome window below encodes:
- the LOC123159356 gene encoding protein GLUTAMINE DUMPER 4, with product MRPGAEFVAVSHRVGAPTVAPAHGLINGTVAPHSPWQSPVPYLFGGLAAMLGLIAFALLILACSYWKLSGYLDGDRDGQAAGDADGEKASASGAARPAMDFLEHVVVIMAGDERPTFLAKPAASRAAEVELATAAAAASALTGGEGQEKKVDEQGSEASSHLGADSARPSRDHHDTASRSHVHDQDAAGQSRDHHHDDQDAASQSSSTTALQESSQ from the coding sequence ATGAGGCCCGGAGCCGAGTTCGTCGCCGTGAGCCACCGCGTGGGGGCCCCGACGGTGGCGCCAGCGCACGGGCTGATCAACGGGACGGTGGCGCCACACTCGCCGTGGCAGTCGCCGGTGCCGTACCTCTTCGGCGGGCTGGCGGCCATGCTGGGGCTCATCGCCTTCGCGCTGCTCATCCTCGCCTGCTCCTACTGGAAGCTCTCGGGGTACCTCGACGGCGACCGGGACGGCCAGGCGGCGGGGGACGCCGACGGGGAGAAGgcctcggcgtcgggcgcggccaGGCCAGCCATGGATTTCCTGGAGCACGTGGTGGTTATCATGGCCGGCGACGAGCGGCCAACGTTCCTCGCCAAGCCGGCCGCCAGCCGGGCTGCTGAGGTGGAGCTCGCAACCGCGGCCGCGGCAGCGAGCGCGCTCACCGGCGGCGAGGGGCAGGAGAAGAAGGTGGACGAGCAGGGCAGCGAGGCGAGCTCGCATCTCGGCGCCGACTCGGCGAGGCCGAGCCGTGATCACCACGACACGGCGAGCCGGAGCCACGTCCATGACCAAGACGCGGCGGGCCAGAGCCGCGACCACCACCACGATGACCAAGACGCGGCgagccagagcagcagcacgacggccctGCAAGAAAGCTCGCAATGA